Proteins from one Enterobacter bugandensis genomic window:
- a CDS encoding PAAR domain-containing protein, translating to MKQVIREGDTLKEYGGKVLGGHYLCFGKGIAAKGDAVKCNKHGMTIIAEGSSLSEVDGQPVALHGHRCACGCTLVSSFPDFGIEQ from the coding sequence ATGAAACAGGTCATTCGAGAGGGAGATACCCTGAAGGAGTATGGCGGTAAGGTTCTGGGTGGCCACTATCTCTGTTTTGGTAAAGGGATAGCCGCTAAAGGGGATGCGGTTAAATGTAACAAGCACGGTATGACGATCATCGCGGAAGGCAGTTCACTTTCAGAGGTCGATGGTCAGCCTGTCGCCCTGCATGGACATCGCTGCGCGTGCGGCTGCACGCTGGTGAGTTCCTTCCCTGATTTTGGTATCGAACAGTGA